One Natrinema halophilum genomic window carries:
- a CDS encoding DUF6735 family protein, with product MGHRALVAYQRPDRLYDLRYSHWGGEELSFAAEITASTPLAEGAIDSDVLTNSITCDRILTDYLDPRIHEALYLVTPTADYATDAFRVCWLEWGLGRDSGRGVIVETEPAEDRALRVWFRATKTALADAIEMGVLSRRAARAYLEARICEEKDGVVYTYGDSTEPQSRAGTASPLATDMCVEDDSERQEESEEESEEGK from the coding sequence ATGGGGCATAGGGCGCTGGTCGCCTACCAGCGGCCGGATCGGCTCTACGACCTGCGGTACAGTCACTGGGGTGGTGAGGAGCTATCGTTCGCTGCCGAAATAACCGCCAGCACTCCCCTCGCCGAGGGTGCGATCGACAGCGACGTGCTGACGAACTCGATCACGTGCGATCGAATCCTGACGGACTATCTCGACCCTCGGATTCACGAGGCGCTTTACCTCGTCACACCGACGGCCGACTACGCGACCGACGCATTTCGAGTTTGCTGGCTCGAGTGGGGTCTCGGACGGGATAGCGGTCGGGGTGTGATCGTCGAGACCGAACCCGCTGAAGACCGTGCTCTCAGAGTCTGGTTTCGCGCGACCAAGACCGCACTTGCAGACGCCATCGAGATGGGTGTCCTTTCGCGGCGGGCCGCACGGGCGTATCTCGAGGCTCGGATCTGCGAGGAGAAAGATGGGGTCGTCTACACGTACGGCGACTCGACCGAACCGCAAAGCCGTGCCGGAACGGCGTCTCCACTGGCGACTGATATGTGCGTCGAGGACGATTCGGAGAGACAGGAGGAGAGTGAGGAGGAGAGTGAGGAGGGAAAATAA
- a CDS encoding ArsA family ATPase, with product MSGIEVEPVDGDDETAAETNDGAKRIEVTPTDSVEDERSGREMIDVQPSEEPIDGPDYVLYGGKGGVGKTTMAAATALDSARGGTRTLVASTDPAHSLSDTFETAVPARPDRIREDIPLFAAEIDPDTALDEGQTAFFGGGNAEADDGMLGGGAANGPLGGLGELLGDESPMDALFGGAMPGADEAAAMQLLLEYMDDDRFDRVIIDTAPTGHTLRLLQLPEIMDTMMGRLVQFRQRIGGMIDGVKGMFGGDEVPDDGEDLEDLQELRERIERLRAALRDPARTDFRIVMIPEEMSVIESKRLRQQLGEFEIPVGTVVVNRVMEPLSNVTDDVEGEFLQPNLDDCEFCQRRWDVQQSALAEAQDLFRGTDVRRVPLFADEVRGEQMLEVVAACLR from the coding sequence ATGAGCGGTATCGAGGTCGAGCCGGTCGATGGGGACGACGAGACAGCGGCCGAGACGAACGACGGCGCAAAACGGATCGAGGTCACGCCGACCGACTCGGTCGAGGACGAGAGATCCGGACGAGAGATGATCGATGTCCAACCGTCCGAGGAGCCGATAGACGGCCCCGACTACGTACTCTATGGCGGAAAAGGCGGCGTCGGGAAGACGACGATGGCCGCAGCAACTGCGCTCGATAGTGCCCGCGGCGGTACCCGAACGCTCGTCGCTTCGACCGATCCGGCACACTCCCTATCGGATACCTTCGAAACGGCTGTTCCGGCACGACCCGATCGAATTCGCGAGGACATCCCGCTCTTCGCTGCCGAAATCGATCCCGATACAGCACTCGACGAGGGCCAGACCGCGTTCTTCGGCGGTGGGAACGCCGAGGCCGACGACGGTATGCTCGGCGGTGGCGCCGCGAACGGTCCCCTCGGCGGCCTCGGCGAACTGCTCGGCGACGAATCGCCAATGGACGCTCTCTTCGGCGGTGCGATGCCCGGTGCGGACGAAGCCGCTGCGATGCAACTCTTACTCGAGTACATGGACGACGATCGGTTCGATCGCGTGATCATCGATACGGCCCCGACGGGCCATACGCTCCGACTGTTGCAACTTCCAGAGATCATGGACACGATGATGGGACGGCTCGTCCAGTTTCGCCAGCGCATCGGCGGAATGATCGACGGCGTCAAGGGCATGTTTGGCGGAGACGAGGTCCCTGACGACGGGGAAGATCTCGAGGATCTGCAGGAACTACGGGAGCGCATCGAGCGGCTGCGGGCGGCGCTGCGCGATCCAGCGCGGACGGACTTTCGAATCGTCATGATCCCGGAGGAGATGAGCGTCATCGAGTCGAAGCGGCTCCGCCAGCAACTCGGGGAGTTTGAGATACCCGTCGGCACCGTGGTCGTCAACCGGGTGATGGAACCGCTGTCGAACGTCACCGACGACGTCGAAGGCGAATTCTTGCAGCCCAATCTCGACGACTGCGAGTTCTGTCAACGACGGTGGGACGTCCAGCAGTCGGCACTGGCCGAAGCTCAGGACCTCTTTCGCGGGACTGACGTGCGCCGCGTTCCCCTGTTCGCGGACGAAGTTCGAGGGGAACAGATGCTCGAGGTCGTCGCGGCCTGCCTGCGGTAG
- a CDS encoding S8 family peptidase, with translation MLMCNTETSRRSVLCGIAGSTIAVGGVEGVRSTDRQAPADHEIYIVLGGGAGLRSRLESAGFEVLHALADGSVFIIQGPAGKEDELRSLAAVADAVTNETFALGEIERNERDIERGDEALSEEQWDNQLIRAERAHERATGAGTTLAVIDSGVSFAHPDLRSQVDTDRSRLVRDARIRSGTDSVTVASGPQNPLSRLNPIETTTQALATDVDGHGTHVAGIAAASRGDTGVVGVAPDASVVSLRTMFFDPVLEDGESTYGRLIGSIADILIAIDYAVEIGVDVVNASLRTIQPGDSRAFAAFRRVIQHAIENGTLIVVSAGNDFLDLDRVARYVLPADVSGAVAVGATGRTDTRVLFSNYGDAIDVAAPGSGILSTVPNRLYYESLYRRKPGTSMAAPQVAGLACLLREIDPDLHPRRVEQAIEMGAIELSGESTSGLGAGRIDAPAAIEQIAGQP, from the coding sequence ATGCTGATGTGTAATACCGAAACGTCGAGACGATCCGTCCTTTGCGGAATCGCCGGAAGCACCATCGCAGTCGGGGGGGTCGAGGGCGTGCGTTCGACTGACCGTCAAGCGCCGGCAGACCACGAGATATACATCGTGCTCGGAGGTGGAGCGGGGCTCCGGTCTCGTCTCGAGAGCGCGGGCTTCGAGGTCCTGCACGCACTGGCCGACGGATCGGTCTTCATCATCCAGGGTCCGGCGGGGAAGGAAGACGAACTCCGATCACTGGCGGCCGTGGCTGACGCCGTCACGAACGAGACGTTCGCTCTCGGAGAGATCGAACGAAACGAGCGAGACATCGAACGCGGGGACGAAGCACTGTCCGAAGAGCAGTGGGACAATCAGCTGATCCGGGCCGAAAGAGCCCACGAGCGGGCAACTGGAGCAGGAACGACGCTTGCGGTTATCGATTCTGGGGTAAGCTTTGCACATCCGGACCTGCGATCGCAAGTCGACACGGACCGGAGCCGACTCGTTCGGGACGCCCGGATCCGCTCGGGAACCGACTCGGTTACCGTCGCTTCGGGGCCGCAAAATCCGCTTAGCCGATTGAATCCGATCGAAACGACGACGCAGGCACTGGCGACCGACGTAGACGGACACGGGACTCACGTCGCCGGTATCGCCGCTGCATCTCGAGGGGATACCGGTGTCGTCGGCGTGGCACCCGATGCATCGGTCGTCTCGCTTCGGACGATGTTTTTCGACCCGGTGTTGGAAGATGGAGAGTCCACATACGGTCGCTTGATCGGATCGATCGCGGACATACTCATCGCGATCGACTACGCCGTCGAGATCGGCGTCGACGTGGTGAATGCGAGTTTGCGAACGATCCAACCCGGAGACAGCCGTGCATTCGCCGCGTTTCGGCGGGTGATTCAACACGCGATCGAAAATGGGACGCTGATCGTCGTTTCCGCCGGGAACGACTTTCTCGATCTCGATCGCGTGGCAAGGTATGTCCTGCCCGCCGACGTCTCCGGCGCAGTCGCCGTCGGTGCGACCGGCCGAACCGATACACGGGTTCTCTTCTCGAACTACGGTGACGCGATCGACGTCGCTGCACCCGGCAGCGGGATTCTTTCGACGGTCCCGAATCGTCTCTACTACGAATCGCTGTACAGGCGCAAGCCCGGGACGTCGATGGCGGCACCGCAAGTGGCCGGACTGGCGTGTCTGCTCCGGGAAATCGATCCAGATCTCCATCCCCGACGCGTCGAACAGGCGATCGAGATGGGCGCGATCGAACTCTCAGGCGAGTCCACATCGGGTCTCGGGGCCGGACGTATCGACGCACCGGCCGCCATCGAGCAGATCGCCGGTCAACCCTGA
- a CDS encoding MutS-related protein produces the protein MRLEEYWGVGPKTRETLVDELGREQAIQAIESGDVRALSDAGLARGRATRILRRATGGAGMDILATRDARSAYKELLDLAVGHAVTQRAADRIRVLTPLASRDAMESRLEDVLAARDAWAGLPDEDRSAVLAAYDRYDERDGSEHAAVEAALALLEAGVDSGPFAAIADLEPDRLEESAEALAAIDGGRVRDGVDEELDRLRDALGAIEDMDANALALIDDLRSEGVRDVEGFRQSFEDHLLNETDVTIDRVREAMPTDASDATDFVGATLRTLRNDLTAAVDEREEAVASDLQDTLEQARDGIDQAVEAVDDIALHLSLARFALEYECTRPSFVTGTDAAVSVVNARNLTLAARDDASGTRSADDREGESVQPVTYALGDHDVTAVPDEVNEVPGEERVAVLTGANSGGKTTLLETMCQVVLLATMGLPVPADRAEVTPVDSLVFHRRHASFNAGVLESTLRSIVPPLSTDGRTLMLVDEFEAITEPGSAADLLHGLVTLSVDREALGVFVTHLADDLEPLPSEARVDGIFAEGLNPDLELLVDYQPRFGTVGRSTPEFIVSRLVANASDRTERVGFETLAEAVGNDVVQRTLADARWATGE, from the coding sequence ATGCGACTCGAGGAGTACTGGGGGGTCGGTCCGAAAACGCGGGAGACACTGGTCGACGAATTGGGAAGAGAACAGGCGATCCAGGCCATCGAAAGCGGCGACGTGCGGGCGCTTTCCGACGCCGGCCTCGCCCGTGGCCGGGCGACGCGAATCCTGCGCCGAGCGACCGGCGGGGCTGGAATGGACATACTAGCGACGCGCGATGCCCGGTCGGCGTACAAAGAGTTGCTGGACCTTGCGGTCGGTCACGCGGTTACCCAACGTGCAGCCGACCGAATCCGAGTGCTCACGCCGCTTGCCAGCCGTGACGCGATGGAAAGCAGACTCGAGGACGTTCTTGCGGCACGGGACGCCTGGGCAGGGCTTCCGGACGAAGACCGATCGGCGGTCCTCGCTGCCTACGACCGCTACGACGAGCGTGACGGCAGCGAACACGCGGCCGTCGAGGCCGCGCTGGCGCTGCTCGAGGCGGGAGTCGATTCCGGACCGTTCGCCGCAATCGCCGACCTCGAGCCCGACCGTCTCGAGGAGTCCGCGGAGGCGCTGGCTGCAATCGACGGCGGGCGAGTCCGCGACGGTGTAGACGAGGAACTCGACCGCTTACGTGACGCGCTGGGTGCGATCGAGGATATGGACGCGAACGCCCTCGCGTTGATCGACGACCTCCGTTCGGAGGGCGTTCGCGACGTCGAGGGATTCCGCCAATCGTTCGAGGACCATCTCCTGAACGAGACGGACGTAACGATCGACCGGGTTCGAGAAGCGATGCCGACGGACGCGTCGGATGCGACGGACTTCGTCGGCGCGACGCTCCGAACACTTCGAAACGACCTCACCGCGGCGGTCGACGAGCGCGAGGAAGCCGTCGCGAGCGACCTGCAGGACACGCTCGAACAAGCCCGTGACGGTATCGATCAGGCCGTCGAAGCTGTCGACGACATCGCGTTGCACCTCTCTCTTGCGCGTTTCGCACTCGAGTACGAGTGTACTCGTCCGTCCTTCGTGACCGGTACCGATGCCGCGGTTTCGGTCGTCAATGCCCGCAATCTCACACTCGCCGCCCGCGATGACGCTTCAGGAACGCGAAGCGCGGACGACCGCGAAGGTGAGTCCGTCCAGCCCGTTACCTACGCGCTCGGCGATCACGACGTGACGGCCGTTCCCGACGAGGTAAACGAAGTCCCCGGCGAGGAACGCGTCGCCGTCCTGACGGGCGCGAACAGCGGCGGGAAAACCACGTTGCTCGAGACGATGTGTCAGGTCGTTCTGCTGGCAACGATGGGGTTGCCGGTTCCGGCAGATCGCGCGGAAGTGACGCCGGTCGACTCGCTGGTCTTTCACCGCCGGCACGCGAGTTTCAACGCCGGTGTCCTCGAGTCGACGCTTCGCTCCATCGTTCCGCCGCTATCGACGGATGGGCGGACGCTGATGCTGGTCGACGAGTTCGAGGCGATCACAGAACCGGGCAGCGCCGCCGACCTGTTACACGGCCTCGTCACGCTTTCCGTCGATCGCGAGGCCCTCGGCGTGTTCGTCACCCACCTCGCCGACGACTTGGAACCGCTGCCGTCCGAGGCGCGGGTCGACGGCATATTCGCGGAAGGGCTGAATCCTGATCTCGAGTTGCTCGTCGACTACCAGCCCCGCTTCGGGACAGTAGGTCGTTCGACCCCCGAATTTATCGTCTCGCGACTGGTGGCGAACGCGAGCGACCGGACCGAGCGGGTCGGATTCGAGACGCTTGCCGAGGCCGTCGGTAACGATGTCGTTCAGCGGACGCTCGCTGACGCCCGTTGGGCCACCGGCGAGTGA
- a CDS encoding pyridoxal phosphate-dependent aminotransferase: MNYETPLFFQVMEYANAAGRDVIDMVSGNPDWEPPEALREGFTEYAELEPDRLQYPPSGGLLELRQEIAARRGVATDQVVITNGGGGANYLAMARALERDSGNEILLTEPVYPYYPGKTTMLGGTQAFVETASNGQLDPVDVRNAANSNTAAIVVNTPNNPTGAVYPERTMRELVAIAEEYDAILISDEVYDHYDLSEKFTSALSIDSAHRIVTNAFSKSMAITGVRVGYAILPPDLVEAAKSRHMLVNVATTRPGQYAVLNTLRETPPEYSERNRERLRERVVSFTDALEAAGAAYTRANGSFYVMARFDGYPGTLENVARLIDEAGVAGMPGEAFGDSRTAWVRFALVTPRVKEATERLANYFE; encoded by the coding sequence ATGAACTACGAAACGCCGCTGTTCTTCCAGGTGATGGAGTACGCGAACGCGGCGGGCCGCGACGTCATCGACATGGTCAGCGGAAACCCCGACTGGGAGCCTCCGGAGGCGCTTCGCGAGGGGTTCACCGAATATGCCGAACTCGAGCCCGACAGGCTCCAGTACCCGCCCAGCGGGGGCTTGCTCGAACTCCGCCAGGAAATCGCGGCGCGCCGCGGCGTCGCCACTGATCAGGTAGTCATCACGAACGGTGGCGGAGGGGCGAACTATCTCGCGATGGCGCGTGCCCTCGAGCGTGACAGCGGGAACGAGATTCTGTTGACGGAGCCCGTGTATCCGTACTATCCGGGAAAGACGACCATGCTCGGCGGAACGCAGGCGTTCGTCGAGACGGCCAGCAACGGCCAACTCGACCCGGTCGACGTGCGCAACGCCGCCAACTCGAACACGGCTGCGATCGTCGTTAACACGCCGAACAACCCGACAGGCGCCGTCTACCCCGAACGGACGATGCGAGAACTGGTCGCGATCGCCGAAGAGTACGATGCGATTCTGATCAGCGACGAGGTGTACGACCATTACGACCTCTCGGAGAAATTCACGAGCGCGCTCTCGATCGACTCCGCTCACCGGATCGTCACCAACGCGTTTTCGAAGTCGATGGCGATCACCGGCGTTCGAGTCGGGTACGCTATTCTGCCGCCGGATCTCGTCGAAGCAGCAAAAAGCCGGCACATGCTGGTCAACGTCGCGACTACTCGGCCCGGCCAGTACGCGGTCTTGAACACTCTCCGGGAGACGCCGCCCGAGTACTCCGAGCGCAATCGGGAACGGCTCCGCGAACGTGTCGTCTCGTTTACCGACGCGCTCGAGGCTGCGGGAGCGGCCTATACCAGAGCGAACGGGTCGTTCTACGTGATGGCTCGGTTCGACGGCTATCCGGGGACGCTCGAGAACGTGGCGCGATTGATCGACGAAGCAGGCGTCGCGGGGATGCCGGGTGAGGCATTCGGTGACTCGCGAACGGCCTGGGTGCGATTTGCGCTCGTCACCCCGCGGGTCAAGGAAGCCACAGAGCGGTTGGCGAACTACTTCGAGTGA
- a CDS encoding HTTM domain-containing protein, translated as MTVARSEPTSTTSGNGTRPSSVRAVVRSRLGIDPRALGAFRIGLGLVVLFDLLVLRAPGLGTFYTDGGILPRSALGELYPALARWSLHAQSGSFWIEAFLLAGTCLLATCVLAGYRSRLAAVGTALLLASLHARNPFLVNGGDTILISLLIIAAFLPLEARWSLRRRLDGRCVGTRSVENRRITSIATATVLVHVVSIYAINAILKFRSDAWMSGVAVPRIFQLEDFIYLLGPVLAEHTAVLTAINWLWIVTLSTSVLLVLSSGWIRSVTVSAFVVAHLGMAATMRLGAFPFVMVAVLLLFFPPRVWDRLAHLVSRFDRGRRLESLATERRSGDKSESSSSEIAVPPRIRRGARLVGVAFLVGFVLISGCWQVVAAGLVDAPAAVADSDLDGASWAFFAPNPPDSYSWYVIEAERESGASMDLVDGEAADFDRPPDAMDRYPTTLWKRYGTKTQGAGAAHLEPAAVYFCGRAPADVESITIYRADQPVDADGPVGEPIRRELIAASCE; from the coding sequence CTCGGGCTCGTCGTTCTTTTCGATCTGCTCGTTCTCCGGGCCCCGGGGTTGGGTACGTTCTATACCGACGGGGGAATCCTTCCGCGGTCTGCTCTGGGGGAACTCTATCCCGCCCTCGCGAGGTGGTCCCTCCACGCGCAGTCGGGGTCTTTCTGGATAGAGGCGTTCCTGCTCGCAGGTACCTGTCTCCTCGCGACGTGCGTCCTGGCCGGCTACCGATCCCGTCTCGCAGCCGTCGGTACGGCCCTTCTTCTCGCGTCGTTGCACGCGCGCAATCCGTTTCTGGTAAACGGCGGCGATACGATCCTCATCTCGCTGCTCATCATCGCAGCATTTCTGCCGCTCGAGGCGCGGTGGTCGCTCCGTCGTCGCCTCGACGGCCGGTGCGTCGGCACGCGTTCCGTCGAGAACCGCCGCATCACTTCGATAGCGACTGCAACGGTCCTCGTCCACGTCGTGAGTATCTACGCGATCAACGCGATTCTCAAGTTCCGGAGCGATGCGTGGATGAGCGGCGTCGCAGTCCCGCGCATTTTCCAGCTCGAGGACTTCATTTATCTGTTAGGGCCCGTTCTCGCAGAGCATACCGCGGTTCTAACAGCAATCAACTGGCTCTGGATCGTGACCCTTTCCACGTCGGTGTTACTCGTCCTTTCGTCCGGCTGGATTCGATCCGTGACCGTCTCGGCCTTCGTGGTCGCGCACCTCGGAATGGCTGCGACGATGCGTCTCGGCGCCTTTCCGTTCGTCATGGTTGCCGTCCTGCTGTTGTTCTTTCCCCCGCGAGTGTGGGATCGTCTCGCTCACCTGGTTTCGAGGTTCGACCGCGGTCGTCGGCTCGAGTCCCTCGCGACAGAGAGACGATCCGGCGACAAATCCGAATCATCGTCGTCCGAAATCGCAGTCCCGCCGCGCATACGCCGCGGGGCTCGCCTCGTCGGAGTGGCGTTTCTCGTGGGTTTCGTTCTCATTTCGGGATGCTGGCAGGTGGTAGCGGCTGGCCTCGTCGACGCACCTGCGGCAGTGGCTGATAGCGACCTGGATGGGGCGAGCTGGGCATTCTTCGCGCCGAACCCGCCGGATTCGTACAGCTGGTACGTGATCGAAGCCGAACGCGAATCCGGGGCCTCGATGGATCTCGTGGACGGCGAAGCGGCGGATTTCGACCGGCCGCCCGACGCGATGGATCGGTATCCGACGACACTCTGGAAACGGTACGGAACGAAAACACAGGGCGCAGGAGCGGCCCACCTCGAGCCGGCGGCCGTCTACTTCTGCGGTCGTGCTCCGGCCGACGTCGAATCGATAACGATCTATCGCGCTGACCAGCCGGTCGATGCCGACGGCCCGGTCGGCGAGCCGATCCGACGGGAGTTGATCGCCGCCTCCTGCGAGTAA
- the purF gene encoding amidophosphoribosyltransferase: MTEKCGVVGVSLDGRDAARPLYYALYALQHRGQESAGIVTHDGFQQHSHVEMGLVGDAFGEDDLDTLNGSAGIGHVRYPTAGSVDSSCAQPFSVSFKSGSLGLSHNGNLVNADEIRDELAAAGHAFTSDGDTEVIAHDLARNLLEEDLVRAVKRTMGRIHGSYSLTISHDDTILGVRDPQGNRPLCIGKLDDGYMLASESAAIDTLDGDLVRDVQPGELVVLQDGGQGFDTYQLVDQEHTAHCFFEHVYFARPDSVIDGTLVYEARRELGRQLWEESGVETDVVMPVPDSGRAFASGYADAASETTADGEPRAADDDGVEFAEGLMKNRYVGRTFIMPTQDERERAVRLKLNPIKSTVEGKTVTVIDDSIVRGTTSTQLVQLLKDCGAKEVHVRIGAPAIVAPCYMGINMATREELIASDKSTAEIRDAIDADSLAYLSTDAVADVLEQERIDLCLGCVTGEYPYDIDGEETDRDVSRPDLAGQPMHADD, encoded by the coding sequence ATGACCGAAAAGTGCGGCGTCGTCGGCGTCTCACTCGACGGTCGAGACGCAGCACGTCCGCTGTACTATGCACTCTATGCACTCCAGCACCGTGGACAGGAGTCCGCGGGGATCGTCACGCACGACGGCTTCCAGCAACACAGCCACGTCGAAATGGGTCTCGTGGGAGATGCCTTCGGAGAGGACGACCTCGATACGCTCAACGGCTCGGCGGGGATCGGTCACGTTCGATATCCGACGGCCGGTTCTGTCGATTCCTCCTGTGCCCAGCCCTTCTCCGTCTCGTTTAAGAGCGGCTCCCTCGGCCTCTCGCACAATGGCAACCTCGTCAACGCCGACGAGATTCGCGACGAACTCGCTGCCGCGGGCCACGCGTTCACGAGCGACGGCGATACCGAGGTCATCGCTCACGACCTGGCGCGCAACCTCCTCGAGGAGGATCTGGTACGGGCCGTCAAACGCACCATGGGTCGGATTCACGGGTCGTATTCGCTGACTATTAGCCACGACGATACGATCCTCGGTGTACGGGACCCACAGGGAAATCGACCACTCTGTATCGGGAAACTCGACGACGGCTACATGCTGGCCTCCGAATCGGCAGCGATCGACACGCTAGATGGAGACCTCGTCCGAGACGTACAGCCAGGCGAACTGGTCGTCCTCCAGGACGGCGGGCAGGGGTTCGACACGTACCAGCTCGTCGATCAGGAGCACACGGCTCACTGCTTTTTCGAACACGTCTACTTCGCACGACCCGACAGCGTCATCGACGGCACGCTCGTCTACGAAGCCCGGCGAGAACTCGGGCGACAGCTCTGGGAGGAAAGCGGCGTCGAGACCGACGTCGTGATGCCGGTTCCCGACTCCGGGCGCGCCTTCGCTTCGGGGTATGCTGATGCAGCGAGCGAAACGACCGCAGACGGCGAACCCCGGGCCGCGGACGACGACGGTGTCGAATTCGCCGAGGGCCTGATGAAAAACCGGTACGTCGGCCGGACGTTCATCATGCCGACGCAAGACGAGCGCGAACGCGCGGTGCGGCTGAAACTCAACCCGATCAAATCCACTGTCGAGGGCAAGACGGTCACCGTCATCGACGACAGCATCGTTCGCGGGACGACCTCAACCCAGCTCGTCCAGTTGCTCAAAGACTGCGGGGCAAAAGAGGTCCACGTTCGAATCGGAGCACCGGCTATCGTCGCCCCCTGCTACATGGGAATCAACATGGCCACCCGCGAGGAACTCATCGCCTCGGACAAATCGACCGCCGAAATTCGCGACGCGATCGACGCCGACAGTCTCGCGTACCTCTCGACCGACGCCGTCGCCGACGTCCTCGAACAGGAACGCATCGATCTCTGTCTCGGGTGCGTGACTGGCGAATATCCCTACGACATAGACGGCGAAGAGACCGATCGAGACGTGAGCCGTCCTGACCTCGCCGGACAGCCGATGCACGCTGACGACTGA